In a genomic window of Kwoniella mangroviensis CBS 8507 chromosome 2, whole genome shotgun sequence:
- a CDS encoding 60S ribosomal protein uL5 produces the protein MKELKIDKLVINISVGESGDRLTRAAKVLEQLTGQTPVTSKARYTIRSFQIRRNEKIAVHVTIRGPKAEEVLERALKVKEYELRKRNFSETGNFGFGIEEHIDLGIKYDPGIGIFGMDFFVVMGRPGMRVARRKHAVGKVGASHRVRPEHTVAWFKQRFDGIVSR, from the exons ATGAAGGAGCTCAAGATCGACAAATTGGTCATCA ACATTTCCGTCGGTGAATCAGGTGATAGATTGACCCGAGCCGCCAAGGTGTTGGAACAACTCACCGGTCAAACACCCGTCACCTCAAAGGCCAGATACACCATCCGATCTTTCCAAATCCGAAGAAACGAAAAGATCGCCGTGCACGTCACCATCCGAGGTCCAAAGGCCGAGGAAGTCTTGGAGAGAGCTTTGAAAGTCAAGGAGTACGagttgagaaagag GAACTTCTCTGAAACCGGAAACTTCGGTTTCGGTATCGAAGAACACATTGATTTGGGTATCAAGTACGACCCAGGAATTGGTATCTTCGGTATGGACTT CTTCGTTGTCATGGGTAGACCAGGTATGAGAGTTGCTCGACGAAAGCACGCTGTCGGCAAGGTCGGTGCTTCCCACCGAGTTAGACCCGAACA CACTGTCGCCTGGTTCAAGCAACGATTCGATGGTATTGTCTCACGATAA